Proteins encoded together in one Variovorax paradoxus EPS window:
- a CDS encoding DUF808 domain-containing protein: MATSLLLLLDDIATVLDDVSILTKVAAKKTAGVLGDDLALNAQQVSGVRAEREIPVVWAVCKGSFINKAILVPAALAIGTWLPWLVTPLLMVGGAFLCFEGAEKLAHKFLHKKEHDADTQRHEQAVADEAVDVVAIEKDKIKGAVRTDFILSAEIIAITLGTVQGQPFTTQLSVLVGIALIMTIGVYGLVAGIVKLDDAGLYLSQRASAVSRALGRGILATAPWLMKALSVAGTAAMFLVGGGILVHGVPAFGHAVEDWAKATGGVFGTLGSMGVNAVVGLVAGAIVLAVVELVGKLRGKKD, translated from the coding sequence ATGGCCACCAGCCTGCTCCTGCTGCTCGACGACATCGCAACCGTTCTGGACGACGTGTCGATCCTCACCAAAGTCGCCGCCAAGAAGACGGCCGGCGTGCTCGGCGACGACCTCGCGCTCAATGCGCAGCAAGTCTCCGGTGTCAGGGCCGAGCGCGAGATTCCGGTGGTCTGGGCGGTCTGCAAGGGCTCGTTCATCAACAAGGCCATTCTGGTGCCGGCGGCGCTTGCCATCGGCACCTGGCTGCCCTGGCTGGTGACGCCGCTCCTCATGGTCGGCGGCGCTTTTCTCTGCTTCGAGGGCGCCGAAAAACTCGCGCACAAGTTCCTGCACAAGAAGGAACACGACGCCGACACCCAGCGCCACGAGCAAGCCGTGGCCGACGAGGCGGTCGACGTGGTGGCGATCGAGAAGGACAAGATCAAGGGCGCGGTGCGCACCGATTTCATCCTCTCGGCCGAAATCATCGCGATCACGCTGGGCACCGTGCAGGGCCAGCCGTTCACGACGCAGCTGAGCGTGCTGGTCGGCATCGCGCTGATCATGACCATCGGCGTCTACGGCCTCGTGGCCGGCATCGTGAAGCTCGACGACGCGGGCCTCTACCTGAGCCAGCGCGCGAGCGCTGTCTCCCGAGCCCTCGGCCGCGGCATCCTCGCCACGGCGCCCTGGCTCATGAAGGCGCTATCGGTTGCCGGCACCGCGGCCATGTTCCTCGTGGGCGGCGGCATCCTGGTACACGGCGTGCCCGCGTTTGGCCATGCCGTCGAAGACTGGGCCAAGGCCACGGGCGGCGTGTTCGGCACGCTGGGCTCGATGGGCGTGAATGCTGTCGTGGGGCTTGTCGCCGGTGCGATCGTGCTGGCGGTCGTGGAGCTCGTCGGCAAGCTGCGCGGCAAGAAGGACTGA
- a CDS encoding lactonase family protein: MKFHPAALAALALAALSGCTNLTPTMPQRQLMIVANDEKQSWNDAGAVILGPMGRDTVQVLDIGTDPLAPKVVGTLQLDNTIAGPPTNLAITPGETLALVANSLNVVEENGVRKQVPDNRLFVIDLTTTPPKLIDTLTLGKQPSGLSINRAGTLALVANRADNSVSVLRIAGKKVTLIDTVAMNDSVAHVRFTPDGKRALVAKFPAHKIALLEVNGEKVSYNKVDLAAGLWPYNVDVTPDGKLALTADNGNSGASDGQVDTVSVIDLEAAPPRVIDKVVVGDGPEGLAVSPTGRHAVAVILRGSNSAKNAYFYNRNGSVVLLKIDGKKVTRANEVVVRGLPEGAVWSADGKFLYVGNFIDQDITILRVDGDTLVPTGKSFELQGHPAAMRGK, from the coding sequence ATGAAGTTTCATCCGGCCGCATTGGCCGCCCTTGCCCTGGCCGCGCTCTCGGGCTGCACCAACCTCACCCCCACCATGCCGCAGCGCCAGCTGATGATCGTGGCCAACGACGAGAAGCAGTCGTGGAACGACGCGGGCGCCGTCATCCTCGGCCCCATGGGGCGCGACACGGTGCAGGTGCTCGACATCGGCACCGACCCGCTCGCACCGAAAGTCGTCGGCACGCTGCAGCTGGACAACACCATCGCCGGCCCTCCGACCAACCTCGCGATCACGCCCGGCGAAACGCTCGCGCTGGTCGCGAACTCGCTCAACGTGGTCGAGGAAAACGGCGTGAGGAAGCAGGTGCCCGACAACCGCCTCTTCGTGATCGACCTCACCACCACGCCGCCCAAGCTCATCGACACGCTCACGTTGGGCAAGCAGCCTTCGGGCCTCTCGATCAACCGCGCGGGCACGCTCGCGCTGGTGGCCAATCGCGCCGACAACTCGGTCAGCGTGCTGCGCATCGCGGGCAAGAAGGTGACGCTCATCGACACCGTGGCCATGAACGATTCGGTCGCGCACGTACGCTTCACACCCGACGGCAAGCGGGCCCTGGTCGCCAAGTTTCCGGCCCACAAGATCGCGCTGCTCGAAGTGAACGGCGAGAAGGTCAGCTACAACAAGGTCGATCTCGCAGCCGGCCTCTGGCCCTACAACGTGGACGTGACGCCCGACGGCAAGCTCGCGCTAACGGCGGACAACGGCAACTCGGGCGCGTCGGACGGGCAGGTCGACACGGTGAGCGTGATCGACCTGGAAGCCGCGCCGCCGCGCGTGATCGATAAGGTCGTGGTCGGCGACGGCCCCGAAGGCCTGGCCGTGAGCCCGACCGGCCGGCATGCGGTCGCGGTGATCCTGCGCGGCAGCAACTCGGCGAAGAACGCCTACTTCTACAACCGCAACGGTTCGGTGGTGCTGCTGAAGATTGACGGCAAGAAGGTCACGCGCGCCAACGAGGTGGTGGTGCGCGGCCTGCCCGAAGGCGCGGTGTGGAGCGCGGACGGCAAGTTCCTCTACGTGGGGAATTTCATCGACCAGGACATCACGATCCTGCGCGTCGATGGCGACACGCTGGTGCCGACGGGGAAGTCGTTTGAACTGCAGGGGCATCCTGCGGCGATGCGCGGAAAATGA
- a CDS encoding 2Fe-2S iron-sulfur cluster-binding protein, with protein sequence MKVRLEPSGLDFETEPGTTLLKAAEAAGIELPSSCRNGTCRTCICQLVSGHVRHIIEWPGLSFDEKDEGWILPCVAEALDDLTLDAPKAFSVFQD encoded by the coding sequence ATGAAGGTCCGACTCGAGCCCTCGGGCCTCGACTTCGAGACCGAACCGGGCACCACGCTCCTGAAAGCCGCCGAAGCGGCCGGCATCGAACTGCCGAGCTCCTGCCGCAACGGCACGTGCCGCACCTGCATCTGCCAGTTGGTCTCGGGCCATGTGCGCCACATCATCGAATGGCCCGGCCTGAGCTTCGACGAGAAGGACGAGGGCTGGATCCTCCCCTGCGTGGCGGAGGCGCTGGACGACCTCACGCTCGACGCACCGAAAGCCTTTTCGGTTTTCCAGGACTAG
- a CDS encoding VF530 family DNA-binding protein, which produces MTDEAPAGAPPAPAPAAKPAQPRNPLHGLTLEAIVTSLADWYGWEHLGELVPIRCFQIDPSVGSSLKFLRKTPWAREKVESLYLFMLREQRRERQQQQQPPQE; this is translated from the coding sequence GTGACCGACGAGGCACCGGCCGGGGCCCCACCGGCCCCGGCGCCTGCAGCCAAGCCGGCCCAGCCGCGCAATCCGCTGCACGGGCTCACGCTGGAGGCCATCGTCACCTCGCTGGCCGACTGGTACGGCTGGGAACACCTCGGCGAGCTCGTTCCCATCCGCTGTTTCCAGATCGACCCGAGCGTGGGCTCCAGCCTCAAGTTTTTGCGCAAGACGCCGTGGGCGCGCGAGAAGGTCGAGAGCCTTTATCTCTTCATGCTGCGCGAACAACGCCGCGAGCGGCAGCAGCAACAACAGCCTCCCCAGGAATGA
- a CDS encoding 2OG-Fe dioxygenase family protein has product MTTAAFTPPFIDPAELPAALREQGYAVLSPQGVSDWLGAPLSQLEALHADWNDLPPDEYLKDGGRYRTRRHACFTVEAGGDNATLEQVPHRAHWQPVEYNALHGGMQRWFAPMLAETIVQPVWQRLLQRLGTAASDMRGAPQKWFVEAHQFRIDTAGGIGRPTPEGAHRDGVDLVAVALVGRQGIKGGETRVFEANGRRGERFTMTEPWTLLVLDDARVIHESTPIQPLEEGGEGWRDTLVITCRSQGFQGD; this is encoded by the coding sequence GTGACCACCGCCGCCTTCACGCCGCCGTTCATCGACCCTGCCGAACTGCCCGCCGCGCTGCGCGAACAGGGCTACGCGGTGCTGAGCCCCCAGGGCGTCAGCGACTGGCTCGGCGCGCCGCTCTCGCAGCTCGAGGCACTGCATGCGGACTGGAACGACCTTCCACCCGACGAGTACCTGAAGGACGGCGGCCGCTACCGCACGCGCCGCCATGCATGCTTCACCGTCGAGGCCGGCGGCGACAACGCCACGCTCGAACAGGTGCCGCATCGCGCGCATTGGCAGCCGGTCGAATACAACGCGCTGCACGGCGGCATGCAGCGCTGGTTCGCGCCGATGCTCGCCGAGACCATCGTGCAGCCGGTGTGGCAGCGCCTGCTGCAGCGCCTCGGTACGGCGGCGAGCGACATGCGGGGTGCGCCACAGAAATGGTTCGTCGAGGCGCATCAGTTCCGCATCGATACCGCCGGCGGCATCGGCCGCCCGACCCCCGAGGGCGCGCACCGCGACGGCGTCGACCTTGTGGCCGTCGCGCTGGTCGGCCGCCAAGGCATCAAGGGCGGCGAGACGCGCGTGTTCGAGGCCAACGGCCGCCGCGGCGAGCGCTTCACCATGACCGAGCCGTGGACGCTGCTCGTGCTCGACGATGCACGCGTCATTCACGAATCGACGCCGATCCAGCCGCTCGAGGAGGGCGGCGAAGGTTGGCGCGATACGCTCGTGATCACCTGCCGATCACAGGGTTTCCAGGGCGATTGA
- a CDS encoding universal stress protein, whose product MFNHILVPIDGSETSMLAVSKASGLALAFGSRITLIHVIDNYPFIGVGADYALGQNEYLAAATASANAALARGVAALAAEGLHSDQRVIDGHVVHEGIVDTAIAIAADLIVMGSHGRSGIEKLLLGSVTQRVLQDATMPVLVVKGG is encoded by the coding sequence ATGTTCAATCACATCCTGGTTCCCATCGACGGTTCTGAAACTTCCATGCTCGCCGTCAGCAAGGCCAGTGGCCTCGCACTGGCTTTCGGAAGCCGCATCACGCTGATTCACGTGATCGACAACTACCCCTTCATCGGCGTGGGCGCGGACTATGCGCTCGGCCAGAACGAATACCTCGCCGCCGCCACCGCGAGCGCGAATGCGGCACTGGCACGCGGCGTCGCGGCGCTCGCGGCCGAAGGCCTGCACAGCGACCAGCGCGTGATCGACGGCCACGTGGTGCACGAAGGCATCGTCGATACCGCCATCGCGATCGCGGCCGACCTGATCGTGATGGGCTCGCATGGCCGCAGCGGCATCGAGAAACTGCTGCTGGGCAGCGTCACGCAGCGCGTGCTGCAGGACGCGACGATGCCGGTGCTCGTGGTCAAAGGCGGTTGA
- a CDS encoding DUF2164 domain-containing protein has protein sequence MTIEISKEARQQAIASIERYFNENMDEKIGNIAAGALLGFFLEEVGPIVYNKAVAEVQERLQSRISEVDLEVHEDEFQYWRKFDRQKKGK, from the coding sequence ATGACCATCGAGATATCCAAGGAAGCGCGCCAGCAGGCCATCGCCTCGATCGAGCGCTATTTCAACGAGAACATGGACGAGAAGATCGGGAACATCGCGGCCGGCGCGCTGCTCGGCTTCTTCCTGGAGGAGGTCGGTCCCATCGTCTACAACAAGGCCGTGGCGGAGGTGCAGGAGCGGCTGCAGTCGCGCATCTCGGAAGTCGATCTGGAAGTGCACGAGGACGAGTTCCAGTACTGGCGCAAGTTCGACAGGCAGAAGAAGGGCAAGTAG
- a CDS encoding RluA family pseudouridine synthase, whose translation MTAPPLQPIHEDVHLLVLEKPAGLLCVPGRGDDKQDCLSARAMHRWPDALIVHRLDMATSGLVVMARSLEMQRALSAAFADRQVHKRYEAIVDGAMPMREDWSIIDAPLMADWPRRPLQKTDPAGKPSLTRWRALASSMQGEFSATHVLLEPETGRSHQLRVHLLSIGHPILGDALYGDAAVQARAPRLMLHASELAFVHPATQQSLRFESKSGFSLNRL comes from the coding sequence ATGACCGCGCCGCCACTCCAACCGATCCACGAAGACGTCCACCTGCTGGTGCTCGAGAAGCCCGCGGGCCTGCTCTGTGTGCCCGGGCGCGGCGACGACAAGCAGGACTGCCTGAGCGCACGTGCCATGCATCGATGGCCCGATGCATTGATCGTCCACCGGCTCGACATGGCGACCAGCGGCCTCGTGGTGATGGCACGCAGCCTCGAGATGCAGCGCGCATTGAGCGCCGCCTTCGCCGACCGGCAGGTGCACAAGCGCTACGAAGCCATCGTCGATGGCGCGATGCCCATGCGCGAAGACTGGTCGATCATCGATGCGCCCTTGATGGCCGACTGGCCGCGCCGCCCGCTGCAGAAGACCGACCCCGCGGGCAAGCCCAGCCTCACGCGCTGGCGTGCGCTCGCGTCATCGATGCAGGGGGAGTTCAGCGCGACCCACGTGCTGCTCGAACCAGAGACCGGTCGCTCTCATCAGCTGCGTGTGCACCTGCTGTCGATCGGTCATCCGATTCTTGGCGATGCGCTGTATGGCGATGCAGCGGTGCAGGCGCGTGCGCCGCGGTTGATGCTGCATGCGAGCGAACTGGCGTTCGTGCATCCGGCGACGCAGCAGTCCCTTCGCTTCGAAAGCAAGTCCGGCTTTTCGCTCAACCGCCTTTGA
- a CDS encoding enoyl-CoA hydratase/isomerase family protein: MDYTRYQTLAITRRGANGTVLDIQMRASNGKLPTAGHDGHRELAEIWRDLSADDTVRCAVLRGEGLGFSGGGDLSLVQDMATDDAIRQRVWKEARDLVYNIINCDKPIVSAMHGPAVGAGLVAGLLADISIATKSAKIVDGHTRLGVAAGDHAAIVWPLLCGMAKAKYHLLLCEPVSGEEAERIGLVSLAVDEADLLPRAYEVADRLAAGSQSAIRFTKYALNNWLRQAGPTFDASLALEFMGFAGADVREGVASLRERRAPNFG, translated from the coding sequence ATGGACTACACCCGCTACCAGACCCTCGCCATCACCCGCCGCGGCGCCAACGGCACCGTGCTCGACATCCAGATGCGCGCGTCCAACGGCAAGCTGCCGACCGCCGGCCATGACGGCCACCGCGAACTCGCCGAGATCTGGCGCGACCTCTCGGCCGACGACACGGTGCGCTGCGCGGTGTTGAGGGGCGAAGGGCTGGGATTCTCGGGCGGCGGCGACCTTTCGCTGGTGCAGGACATGGCCACCGACGACGCCATCCGCCAGCGTGTCTGGAAAGAGGCGCGCGACCTCGTCTACAACATCATCAACTGCGACAAGCCCATCGTGAGCGCCATGCACGGCCCGGCGGTGGGCGCGGGGCTGGTGGCGGGCCTCTTGGCCGACATTTCCATCGCCACGAAGAGCGCGAAGATCGTCGACGGCCACACGCGACTGGGCGTGGCGGCGGGCGACCATGCGGCCATCGTCTGGCCGCTCCTGTGCGGCATGGCCAAGGCCAAGTACCACCTGCTGTTGTGCGAGCCGGTGAGCGGCGAGGAGGCCGAGCGCATCGGCCTGGTGTCGCTCGCGGTGGACGAGGCCGACCTGCTGCCGCGCGCCTACGAAGTGGCCGACCGGCTCGCGGCCGGAAGCCAGAGCGCGATCCGCTTCACCAAGTACGCGCTCAACAACTGGCTGCGCCAGGCCGGTCCGACCTTCGATGCTTCGCTGGCGCTCGAATTCATGGGCTTCGCGGGTGCCGACGTGCGCGAAGGCGTGGCGTCGCTGCGCGAGCGGCGCGCGCCGAACTTCGGCTGA
- a CDS encoding GNAT family N-acetyltransferase has product MSDYEVRPATMRDAKAVAEVHALAAKAAYEGILPEEELRTLAPASREAKWREAIEFSEPQVQVATLDGEIVGFVGFDRSRDPKTPSTTGEIWAIYVKPEHWGKGVGVALWDAAREGLEEEGCTTVTIWVPIRNDRAMRFHELAGFKREMKTAKTTLLGTVRIEEIRLKRSVA; this is encoded by the coding sequence ATGTCCGATTACGAAGTTCGCCCCGCCACGATGCGCGACGCCAAGGCCGTCGCCGAAGTCCATGCCCTGGCCGCCAAGGCCGCCTACGAAGGCATCCTCCCCGAAGAAGAACTGCGCACGCTGGCCCCGGCCAGCCGCGAAGCCAAGTGGCGCGAAGCCATTGAATTCAGCGAACCGCAGGTGCAGGTCGCCACGCTGGACGGCGAAATCGTCGGTTTCGTCGGCTTCGACCGCTCGCGCGACCCCAAGACGCCGTCCACCACGGGCGAGATCTGGGCCATCTACGTCAAGCCCGAGCACTGGGGCAAGGGCGTGGGCGTGGCCCTCTGGGACGCCGCGCGCGAAGGCCTCGAGGAAGAGGGCTGCACCACGGTCACCATCTGGGTGCCGATTCGCAACGACCGCGCCATGCGCTTTCATGAACTCGCAGGCTTCAAGCGCGAGATGAAGACCGCCAAGACCACGCTGCTGGGCACGGTGCGCATTGAAGAGATTCGCCTGAAGCGCAGCGTCGCCTGA
- a CDS encoding MFS transporter has translation MSGPAPASASSSQPSFSDLTRERPFMHMWTARLFGTAASQMLLVAIGWHMYELTNSAWDLGLVGLYQFVPALLLALLAGHIVDRHHRGRIVAACFAVQALVGLVLLVAVMEKHDTRGLLLGLSLVLGAVRAFQMPAQQALTPLLVPPSMLARAMAFSSAGMQGAIIGGPALGGLLFVAGMSVVYGASVAFFVVACVLVLRLRYAYTPAAREPVTLATVFAGVDFIWKRKPVLGAVSLDLFAVLLGGAVALLPIYAKDILHTGPWGLGLLRGAPAVGALVMSIALTRRPVERHVGRTLLLAIGLFGLCMVVFGISRSFIVSLIALAVSGGADMVNVVIRQTLVQLETPDAMRGRVSAVNSIFIGASNQLGEFESGATAALLGPVGSVLVGGVGTMLVALTWFKLFPSLAQRDRLVVAMPAGAKPAGPAS, from the coding sequence ATGTCCGGCCCCGCTCCCGCCTCCGCTTCCTCCTCCCAGCCCAGCTTTTCCGACCTGACGCGCGAGCGCCCCTTCATGCACATGTGGACGGCGCGGCTCTTCGGAACCGCTGCCTCGCAGATGCTGCTGGTGGCCATCGGCTGGCACATGTACGAGCTCACGAACAGCGCCTGGGACCTGGGCCTCGTCGGGCTCTACCAATTCGTTCCCGCGCTGCTGCTGGCGCTCCTGGCCGGACACATCGTCGACCGCCACCACCGCGGCCGCATCGTGGCGGCGTGCTTCGCGGTGCAGGCGTTGGTGGGGCTCGTGCTGCTGGTGGCCGTGATGGAGAAGCACGACACGCGCGGCCTGCTGCTGGGGCTCTCGCTGGTGCTCGGCGCGGTGCGCGCCTTCCAGATGCCGGCTCAGCAGGCGCTCACGCCGTTGCTGGTGCCGCCCTCGATGCTCGCGCGGGCCATGGCCTTCAGTTCGGCCGGTATGCAGGGCGCGATCATCGGCGGGCCGGCGCTCGGCGGGCTGCTGTTCGTGGCGGGCATGTCGGTGGTGTACGGCGCGAGCGTGGCGTTCTTCGTCGTCGCCTGCGTGCTGGTGCTGCGGCTGCGCTATGCCTACACGCCGGCCGCGCGCGAGCCGGTCACGCTGGCCACGGTGTTCGCGGGCGTCGACTTCATCTGGAAGCGCAAGCCCGTGCTCGGCGCCGTCTCGCTCGACCTGTTCGCGGTGCTGCTGGGCGGCGCGGTGGCGCTGCTGCCGATCTATGCGAAGGACATCCTGCACACCGGCCCCTGGGGCCTCGGCCTGTTGCGCGGCGCACCCGCCGTGGGCGCGCTGGTGATGTCGATCGCACTCACGCGCCGGCCGGTCGAGCGCCACGTGGGCCGCACGCTGCTGCTGGCCATCGGGCTCTTCGGCCTCTGCATGGTGGTGTTCGGCATCTCCAGGAGCTTCATCGTCTCGCTGATCGCGCTCGCGGTGTCGGGCGGGGCGGACATGGTCAACGTGGTGATCCGCCAGACGCTGGTGCAGCTGGAGACGCCCGATGCCATGCGCGGGCGGGTGAGCGCAGTCAACTCGATCTTCATCGGCGCGAGCAACCAGCTCGGCGAATTCGAATCGGGTGCCACGGCGGCGCTGCTCGGACCCGTGGGGTCGGTACTGGTGGGCGGCGTGGGAACGATGCTGGTGGCGCTGACGTGGTTCAAGCTGTTCCCGTCGCTGGCACAGCGCGATCGGCTCGTGGTGGCGATGCCTGCCGGCGCCAAGCCAGCGGGGCCGGCCTCCTAG
- a CDS encoding M14 family metallopeptidase, whose translation MQTQRTAATRYFSGTYVEARAKFLDAAAQRGAAIESFVHPAHRGALGEELATDVALLGAKDAKRVLLVTSGTHGPEGFCGSGAQVATLHDADLLSRLEQAGVALLLVHAVNPHGFSHLHRTNEDNIDLNRNHIDFKAPLPVNAGYAEVEPLVLPATWPPTPADDAAVAAYIGKHGMTAFRAAVTKGQYTSPDGLFYGGTAPSWSNRTIRAILRKYAASATHLGWIDVHTGLGPYGHGEKIYPGRNTPEDLALAHAWWGADVFAPFAGDSASADVSGPVISTAYDECPNARLAPMGLEFGTLPDLEVLLRLRADTWLRRHPEAPEAQKREIRQGLRDAFYCDNDEWKGMVLGQTRVVLLQTLQGLKKA comes from the coding sequence AAGTTCCTCGACGCCGCGGCACAACGCGGCGCGGCCATCGAATCGTTCGTGCATCCCGCGCACCGCGGCGCGCTCGGCGAAGAACTCGCCACCGACGTGGCGCTGCTCGGCGCGAAGGACGCGAAGAGGGTCTTGCTCGTCACCTCGGGCACGCACGGCCCCGAAGGCTTCTGCGGCTCGGGCGCGCAGGTCGCGACGCTGCACGATGCCGACCTGCTCTCACGCCTCGAACAGGCCGGCGTGGCGCTGCTGCTGGTGCATGCCGTCAACCCGCATGGCTTCTCGCACCTGCACCGCACGAACGAAGACAACATCGACCTGAACCGCAACCACATCGACTTCAAGGCGCCGCTGCCGGTGAATGCCGGTTACGCCGAGGTCGAGCCGCTGGTGCTGCCCGCCACCTGGCCGCCGACACCCGCCGACGACGCGGCCGTGGCCGCCTACATCGGCAAGCACGGCATGACCGCCTTCCGCGCGGCCGTGACCAAGGGCCAGTACACCTCGCCCGATGGCCTGTTCTACGGCGGCACCGCGCCGTCGTGGAGCAACAGGACAATTCGCGCGATCTTGCGCAAGTACGCGGCATCGGCCACCCACCTTGGCTGGATCGACGTGCACACCGGCCTCGGTCCCTACGGCCACGGCGAGAAGATATACCCAGGCCGCAACACGCCCGAAGACCTCGCGCTGGCGCATGCCTGGTGGGGCGCCGACGTCTTCGCGCCCTTTGCCGGCGACTCGGCATCGGCCGACGTGTCGGGCCCCGTCATCTCGACCGCGTACGACGAATGCCCGAACGCCCGCCTCGCGCCGATGGGCCTGGAGTTCGGCACGCTGCCCGATCTGGAAGTGCTGCTTCGCCTGCGCGCCGACACCTGGCTGCGCCGCCATCCCGAGGCGCCGGAAGCGCAGAAGCGCGAGATCCGCCAGGGGCTGCGCGACGCGTTTTATTGCGACAACGACGAATGGAAGGGCATGGTGCTGGGGCAGACGCGCGTCGTGCTGCTGCAGACGCTCCAGGGCCTGAAGAAGGCCTGA
- the egtD gene encoding L-histidine N(alpha)-methyltransferase, producing the protein MQAGLARSPRSISPKFFYDAAGSQLFDRICELPEYYPTRTELRILGERAGEIAEQVGPNAEIVEFGAGSLTKVRLLLDALETPKRYLPIDISGEHLEAAAERLKADYPALVVQPIAADYTMPLVLPAPMAGSGRRVGFFPGSTIGNFEPDEALAFLQLAARMLRGGGLLIGVDLVKAPERLHAAYNDAQGVTAEFNLNLLRRANTELDADFDLDGFAHAAFYNAPRQRIEMHLVSRKAQSVSLNGERFGFEEGETIHTEYSHKFTVDGLRALAVRAGFRPGAVWTDPEKLFSVHWLAA; encoded by the coding sequence ATGCAGGCGGGTCTTGCGCGTTCGCCGCGCAGCATCTCGCCGAAGTTTTTCTACGACGCGGCGGGCTCGCAGTTGTTCGACCGCATCTGCGAATTGCCCGAGTACTACCCGACGCGCACGGAGCTGCGAATCCTTGGCGAACGCGCGGGCGAGATCGCCGAGCAGGTCGGGCCGAACGCGGAGATCGTGGAGTTCGGCGCGGGGTCGCTCACGAAGGTGCGGTTGCTGCTCGATGCGCTTGAAACGCCCAAGCGCTATCTGCCGATCGATATTTCGGGGGAGCACCTCGAAGCGGCTGCGGAGCGGTTGAAGGCGGACTATCCGGCGCTTGTGGTGCAGCCCATTGCTGCGGACTACACGATGCCTCTAGTGTTGCCTGCACCTATGGCGGGTTCGGGTCGTCGGGTCGGATTTTTCCCGGGGTCGACCATTGGCAATTTCGAGCCTGATGAAGCGCTGGCTTTTCTGCAGCTTGCGGCGCGGATGCTGCGGGGCGGGGGGCTCCTGATCGGTGTCGATCTGGTGAAGGCGCCGGAGCGGTTGCATGCGGCTTACAACGATGCGCAAGGGGTGACGGCGGAGTTCAATCTGAATCTGCTGCGGCGGGCGAATACCGAGCTCGATGCGGACTTTGATCTCGATGGGTTTGCGCATGCGGCGTTCTACAACGCGCCTCGTCAACGTATTGAGATGCATCTGGTGAGCCGGAAGGCTCAGAGCGTTTCTTTGAATGGGGAACGGTTTGGGTTCGAGGAGGGCGAGACTATTCATACGGAGTACTCGCACAAGTTCACTGTGGATGGGCTTCGTGCGTTGGCTGTGCGGGCTGGGTTTCGTCCTGGTGCCGTTTGGACGGATCCTGAAAAGCTCTTTAGTGTTCACTGGCTGGCTGCTTAG
- a CDS encoding DUF427 domain-containing protein, producing the protein MKATWNGVTIAESDDTVLVEGNHYFPMSSLNRDHVTFSNHKSTCPWKGTASYYSLLVNGELNTDAAWYYADPKPEAEEIRDRVAFWKDVKVAA; encoded by the coding sequence ATGAAAGCAACCTGGAACGGCGTCACCATCGCCGAAAGCGACGACACCGTGCTCGTCGAAGGCAATCACTATTTCCCGATGAGTTCGCTCAACCGCGATCACGTCACCTTCAGCAATCACAAGAGCACCTGCCCCTGGAAGGGCACCGCGAGCTACTACTCCCTGCTGGTCAACGGCGAGCTCAACACCGACGCCGCCTGGTACTACGCCGACCCGAAGCCCGAAGCCGAGGAAATTCGCGACCGCGTCGCGTTCTGGAAGGACGTGAAGGTCGCCGCGTGA
- a CDS encoding PepSY-associated TM helix domain-containing protein: MTPPLPTTPDANHNSNHAARVLAHRRRTTVVQWIRRTHGWFGLWGAVLGLLFGFSGIWLNHRNVLKLPQAQERTRAQLALPDPVPDTPEAMSQWLQGALRMSGPPNSSRIEPAKPVAWADKSDKSAPALTQPAHWVFNFGGPNETVQADYWQGNRSVGVNTTHNGFVATLTSMHKGGGMPLAWILLVDTLASSLIFLSVSGVALWMLTHRRRRVGLALFGASLAAMLAIAFSAL; this comes from the coding sequence ATGACGCCGCCGCTGCCGACAACGCCCGACGCTAACCACAACAGCAACCACGCGGCGCGGGTGCTCGCGCACCGGCGCCGCACGACCGTCGTGCAGTGGATTCGCCGCACACACGGCTGGTTCGGCCTGTGGGGCGCAGTGCTGGGGCTCCTGTTCGGTTTCAGCGGCATCTGGCTCAACCACCGCAACGTGCTCAAGCTGCCGCAGGCCCAGGAGCGCACGCGGGCCCAGCTGGCGCTTCCCGACCCGGTGCCCGATACCCCCGAGGCGATGAGCCAGTGGCTTCAAGGCGCGCTGCGCATGAGCGGGCCGCCCAATTCATCGCGCATCGAGCCGGCCAAGCCGGTGGCCTGGGCCGACAAGAGCGACAAGTCGGCGCCCGCGCTCACGCAGCCCGCGCACTGGGTCTTCAACTTCGGCGGCCCGAACGAAACCGTGCAGGCCGACTACTGGCAGGGCAACCGCTCGGTCGGCGTCAACACCACGCACAACGGCTTCGTCGCCACGCTCACCAGCATGCACAAGGGCGGCGGCATGCCGCTCGCGTGGATCCTCCTGGTCGACACGCTGGCCAGCAGCCTGATCTTTCTCTCGGTCTCGGGCGTGGCGCTGTGGATGCTCACGCACCGCCGCCGCCGCGTCGGACTGGCCCTGTTCGGCGCCTCGCTGGCCGCGATGCTGGCCATCGCGTTCAGCGCGCTCTGA